One genomic window of Actinoalloteichus hoggarensis includes the following:
- a CDS encoding phosphotriesterase family protein has protein sequence MSTVPTARGSVPVAELGPTLMHEHVFVLSSELQQNYRLDWDEEERVADAVARLRAAYERGVRTLVDVTAIGQGRYIPRIARIAAQSPVNILVATGVYAYREIPPYFFYQGPGTLFGGPDPMTEMFIRDITEGIGDTGVRAAVIKAAHEDAELSPATEEILRAAAQAQRATGVPITTHTNSVVGNGGQVLDLLVAEGVDPSRVIIGHSGDTEDVDYLLRLVDGGCYLGMDRFGMDPIASLEQRIAVVAELARRGHADRMVLSHDTCCFIDYLAPERRPELFPRWEYTHIHDDVIPALRRLGVTDSDVHTMLVENPRRIFAGGSPSVPTPAPGLVTAVPDTP, from the coding sequence AACACGTCTTCGTGCTCAGCTCCGAACTTCAGCAGAACTATCGGCTCGACTGGGATGAGGAGGAGCGGGTCGCCGACGCCGTCGCGCGGCTGCGGGCCGCCTACGAGCGCGGTGTGCGCACGCTGGTCGACGTGACGGCCATCGGGCAGGGACGCTACATCCCGCGGATCGCCAGGATCGCGGCCCAGAGCCCGGTGAACATCCTGGTCGCCACCGGGGTCTACGCCTACCGTGAGATTCCGCCGTACTTCTTCTATCAGGGCCCCGGCACCCTCTTCGGCGGCCCGGACCCGATGACGGAGATGTTCATCCGGGACATCACCGAGGGCATCGGCGACACCGGCGTCCGGGCCGCGGTGATCAAGGCCGCGCACGAGGACGCGGAGCTGTCGCCCGCCACCGAGGAGATCCTGCGCGCCGCGGCGCAGGCACAGCGCGCCACCGGGGTGCCCATCACGACCCACACGAACTCGGTGGTCGGCAACGGCGGTCAGGTCCTGGACCTGCTGGTCGCCGAGGGCGTCGACCCCTCCCGAGTGATCATCGGGCATTCCGGGGACACCGAGGACGTCGACTACCTGCTGCGGCTGGTCGACGGCGGCTGCTATCTGGGCATGGACCGCTTCGGCATGGACCCGATCGCCTCCCTGGAGCAGCGGATCGCCGTGGTCGCCGAGCTGGCCCGGCGCGGCCATGCCGATCGGATGGTGCTCTCCCATGACACCTGCTGCTTCATCGACTATCTCGCACCGGAGAGACGGCCCGAGCTGTTCCCCCGATGGGAGTACACCCACATCCACGACGACGTCATCCCCGCCTTACGTCGGCTGGGGGTCACCGACTCCGACGTCCACACGATGCTCGTCGAGAATCCGCGCCGCATCTTCGCGGGCGGGTCGCCTTCCGTACCGACCCCCGCGCCCGGCCTGGTGACCGCGGTCCCCGACACACCGTGA
- a CDS encoding aldo/keto reductase, with protein sequence MNADSSTPTVPVAGSPAHRRALGRSGLEVTALGLGCMGMSWVYDESSRDDAESVRVIQAAVDNGVTLIDTADLYGPFTNEVLVGKALRGRRDEVTLATKCGLVPDMTLYPRTVKVTPNGTPEHIRASIDGSLSRLGVDHVDLYQLHRVDPEVPIEESWGAMAELQAEGKAVHIGLSEAGVADLERAAAVAPIATLQSELSLWSRDTLAEVLPWCTAHGVGFIAFSPLGRGFLAGAVRETSTLSDTDFRAAMPRFQDGALQQNLRILAGVEAVAKRHDAAPSQVALAWVLAQDPGLVAIPGCTVVGHLTENLGALGIELTPGDLAELDGLPAPVGTRF encoded by the coding sequence GTGAACGCTGACAGCAGCACGCCGACCGTTCCCGTCGCCGGATCGCCCGCCCACCGTCGCGCGCTGGGGCGCAGCGGCCTAGAGGTCACCGCCCTCGGCCTGGGCTGCATGGGAATGAGCTGGGTCTACGACGAGAGCTCGCGAGACGACGCGGAGTCGGTGCGCGTCATCCAGGCGGCCGTCGACAACGGCGTCACGCTGATCGACACCGCCGACCTCTACGGGCCGTTCACCAACGAGGTCCTGGTGGGCAAGGCTCTGCGGGGCAGGCGCGACGAGGTCACGCTGGCCACCAAGTGCGGGCTGGTGCCCGACATGACGCTGTACCCGAGGACCGTCAAGGTCACGCCGAACGGGACTCCGGAGCACATCCGGGCCTCGATCGACGGCAGCCTCAGCAGGCTCGGGGTGGATCACGTCGACCTGTACCAGCTGCACCGCGTCGATCCCGAGGTGCCGATCGAGGAGAGCTGGGGTGCCATGGCGGAGCTCCAGGCCGAGGGCAAGGCGGTCCACATCGGACTGTCGGAGGCGGGGGTCGCCGATCTCGAGCGGGCGGCGGCCGTCGCGCCGATCGCCACCCTCCAGTCGGAGCTGTCGCTGTGGTCGCGGGACACCCTGGCCGAGGTGCTGCCCTGGTGCACGGCTCACGGCGTCGGCTTCATCGCGTTCTCCCCGCTGGGTCGGGGCTTCCTCGCGGGGGCGGTGCGGGAGACGAGCACGCTGTCGGACACCGACTTCCGCGCGGCCATGCCCCGGTTCCAGGACGGCGCACTACAGCAGAACCTCCGCATCCTGGCGGGTGTCGAGGCGGTGGCGAAGCGGCACGACGCCGCGCCCTCGCAGGTGGCGCTGGCCTGGGTGCTGGCCCAGGACCCGGGCCTCGTCGCGATCCCCGGCTGCACCGTGGTGGGGCACCTCACCGAGAACCTCGGCGCGCTGGGCATCGAACTCACCCCCGGCGACCTGGCCGAGCTGGACGGGCTGCCCGCGCCGGTCGGCACCCGCTTCTGA
- a CDS encoding ABC transporter ATP-binding protein: MSRNGTARTSTGGFIQHIEIDPASDTGRYPFTLPVVRHLTRRRELALHPSVTFLVGDNGTGKSTLVEAVAVAAGFNAEGGTQSFRFATRASESSLGDHLNLRWGTRKPRTGFFLRAESFYNVASEIERLGVGNAYGGVPLHERSHGESFLDVVTHRFGPDGLYVLDEPEAALSVRGTLALITRISDLTRQGCQFLIATHSPILPAVPGARILQIDSDGEIDEVGYDEAEPVTLTRAFLAQPAGFLRHLFEE, encoded by the coding sequence GTGAGCCGTAACGGAACCGCCCGCACCAGCACGGGCGGGTTCATCCAGCACATCGAGATCGACCCGGCGTCGGACACCGGCCGCTACCCCTTCACCCTCCCCGTCGTCCGGCACCTCACCCGCCGCCGTGAACTGGCTCTGCATCCGAGCGTGACGTTCCTGGTCGGCGACAACGGGACGGGGAAGTCCACCCTCGTCGAGGCGGTCGCCGTCGCGGCCGGGTTCAATGCCGAGGGCGGCACCCAGTCGTTCCGCTTCGCCACCCGGGCGAGCGAATCGTCACTGGGCGATCACCTGAATCTGCGCTGGGGAACCAGAAAGCCGCGCACCGGGTTCTTCCTGCGCGCCGAGAGCTTCTACAACGTCGCCTCGGAGATCGAGCGTCTCGGGGTCGGGAACGCCTACGGCGGGGTGCCGCTGCACGAGCGTTCGCACGGCGAGTCGTTCCTCGACGTGGTGACCCACCGCTTCGGACCCGACGGCCTCTACGTCTTAGACGAGCCGGAGGCCGCGCTGTCGGTGCGCGGCACGCTGGCGCTGATCACGCGCATCAGCGACCTGACCAGGCAGGGCTGTCAGTTCCTCATCGCGACGCACTCACCGATCCTGCCGGCCGTGCCCGGTGCGCGGATCCTCCAGATCGACTCGGACGGCGAGATCGACGAGGTGGGCTACGACGAGGCCGAGCCGGTGACCCTGACCCGAGCCTTTCTCGCACAGCCTGCGGGATTCCTGCGGCATCTGTTCGAAGAATGA